In Cryptomeria japonica chromosome 10, Sugi_1.0, whole genome shotgun sequence, a genomic segment contains:
- the LOC131859073 gene encoding anthocyanidin 3-O-glucosyltransferase 7-like, giving the protein MIEANKDKVIHHNSERIRMISVPGGQPLEVARGENQINNIDKFLMSVENALGPSVIDKLIQDINEKDEEQKVTCIIADVWTCCGLQPVAELHRVSLAVLNTSLVSTFAIRYFSPKLISLGILPSDGIPKEDTTQTYLPSMPPLQSAHLPWLTGGEYIFRYGNRIGKEAAKIEWVLFNTFYELETGVVDDLSREVGVYPIGPLISPEFLDCERKTSTPSFWEDDMECLEWLDKQSEQSVIYVSFGSHAILNYRQVEELALGLEATQRPFLWVVRWDLMDGATAVLPAGFLDRVKDRGCIVSWAPQLRVLSHPSIACFVTHCGWNSVQESITMGVPMICRPYFGDQFLNSTYIVHVWKVGLPLKANNDGLIEKEEFRGAIERLVATEEGKAVREETRKWNSIAKNTVKEGGFSSTSYTRFVKAMMKCVNEMGGG; this is encoded by the exons ATGATTGAAGCAAACAAGGACAAAGTCATTCATCATAACAGCGAAAGGATCAGAATGATTTCTGTTCCTGGAGGACAGCCGCTCGAGGTCGCCCGGGGAGAGAACCAAATCAATAACATAGATAAATTTTTGATGTCAGTGGAAAATGCGCTTGGGCCTTCTGTAATTGATAAGCTTATTCAAGACATAAACGAGAAAGATGAAGAGCAGAAAGTGACTTGCATAATAGCAGATGTCTGGACGTGCTGTGGTCTGCAGCCAGTAGCTGAACTCCATCGTGTCTCTCTAGCCGTTTTAAATACATCGCTTGTTTCCACCTTCGCCATCCGCTACTTCAGTCCAAAGCTTATCTCCCTTGGGATTCTTCCTTCCGATG GTATTCCAAAGGAGGATACGACACAAACATATCTTCCTTCCATGCCGCCGCTACAGTCTGCTCATCTGCCATGGTTAACCGGAGGTGAATACATTTTTCGGTACGGGAATCGCATAGGAAAAGAAGCGGCTAAGATCGAATGGGTTCTGTTCAACACGTTCTATGAGCTAGAAACTGGTGTAGTTGACGATTTGTCCAGAGAAGTGGGTGTGTATCCCATTGGTCCCTTAATTTCTCCCGAGTTTCTGGACTGCGAAAGAAAGACATCGACCCCAAGTTTTTGGGAAGATGACATGGAATGTTTGGAGTGGTTGGATAAACAGAGTGAGCAATCTGTCATCTATGTGTCTTTTGGCAGTCATGCAATTTTGAATTACCGGCAAGTGGAAGAGCTTGCTCTGGGGTTGGAGGCTACCCAGAGACCATTTCTGTGGGTTGTGCGGTGGGATCTAATGGATGGGGCCACTGCCGTTTTACCTGCGGGGTTCCTGGATCGGGTTAAAGATAGAGGTTGCATAGTTTCTTGGGCTCCACAGTTAAGGGTGTTGTCTCATCCTTCCATAGCTTGTTTTGTGACCCACTGTGGATGGAACTCTGTACAGGAGAGCATCACCATGGGAGTTCCCATGATCTGTCGGCCATATTTCGGTGATCAGTTTCTTAACAGCACATATATTGTACATGTTTGGAAGGTGGGTCTGCCTTTGAAAGCCAACAATGATGGGTTAATAGAGAAAGAGGAGTTTAGGGGAGCGATTGAGAGATTAGTTGCTACAGAAGAAGGCAAGGCAGTCAGAGAAGAAACGAGAAAATGGAACAGCATAGCAAAGAATACGGTGAAAGAAGGGGGGTTTTCATCTACCAGTTATACTCGATTTGTCAAAGCTATGATGAAATGTGTGAATGAAATGGGAGGTGGGTGA